One genomic window of Elusimicrobiota bacterium includes the following:
- the kefC gene encoding Glutathione-regulated potassium-efflux system protein KefC — MNLGPFAEIGVLIGIAALVSLVMRFLRQPLIVGHIITGILVGRYALGLFQNIHTLELFSHLGIAFLLFSVGLNLNPRMLKQYGMASVMNTFGQVVLTGGAGVAVCMLLGYGWITSLYVGIAISFSSTVIVLKLLADKGDLDKLYVKISIGSLLLQDLIAIILLFAIPIVTGSSGIGSNLLVTLALGLATGVGVFAFANYVIRYLHPYLTRSQELLFLFANAWAIGIAILFQNIGFSLEGGALIAGVALSTLPSSHEISARLTPLRDFFIVSFFILLGTRLVVSDFDGILIPAIILSLFVLIINPLIQLVVMGVLGYRKKTSFQTGMMAAQISEFSLILIGVGVSLNQVSSYVLSTVTLVGIITIFISTYLIFYSDKLYRYISPYLDIFEKKQIRERAIKLDRYSVILIGGGRVSYDFIEHFKKENIKFLAIDHDPETIQQLTKQGIACEYGDASDPDFLEDMKLRDADFVISTSPELETNHIVLSVAKRKDKAPLVWVVAHSISNALELYKAKADYVILPHFLGGKYAASLFKRHTNGSVELEDVREKQIELLQDREAAGHEHPQIERLR, encoded by the coding sequence ATGAATCTTGGTCCTTTTGCAGAAATTGGTGTGCTCATAGGTATTGCTGCTCTTGTGTCGCTAGTAATGCGCTTTCTCCGCCAACCTCTGATTGTCGGCCATATTATTACGGGTATTCTTGTTGGCCGCTATGCTCTTGGTCTCTTTCAAAATATTCATACGCTAGAGTTATTTAGTCACCTAGGAATAGCCTTCCTATTATTTAGTGTTGGACTTAACCTTAACCCACGAATGCTCAAGCAATATGGCATGGCGTCAGTAATGAATACTTTTGGCCAAGTTGTCTTAACTGGTGGTGCAGGCGTAGCTGTGTGTATGTTACTTGGATACGGATGGATCACTTCACTATATGTAGGTATTGCAATATCTTTCTCAAGTACGGTTATTGTTTTGAAACTTTTGGCTGATAAAGGCGATTTAGACAAGCTATATGTAAAAATATCCATAGGCTCGTTACTATTGCAGGATCTCATTGCAATTATCTTGCTTTTTGCCATTCCAATTGTGACTGGCTCATCTGGTATTGGAAGCAATCTACTCGTTACCCTGGCACTAGGTCTAGCTACTGGAGTGGGTGTATTTGCCTTTGCCAACTATGTCATCCGCTATTTACATCCCTATCTTACACGCTCCCAAGAACTGTTATTTTTATTTGCAAACGCTTGGGCTATTGGCATTGCGATTCTTTTCCAAAATATTGGTTTTTCACTTGAGGGCGGAGCGCTTATAGCTGGGGTCGCATTATCAACTTTACCAAGCAGTCATGAAATAAGTGCGCGTCTTACACCCTTGCGGGATTTTTTCATCGTCTCATTTTTTATACTTTTGGGAACGAGGTTAGTTGTTAGTGATTTTGACGGTATTTTGATCCCCGCAATTATATTATCCCTTTTCGTTTTGATTATTAATCCTCTTATCCAGCTCGTTGTGATGGGTGTTCTTGGGTATCGCAAAAAGACTAGCTTTCAGACTGGAATGATGGCAGCCCAGATAAGTGAATTCTCGCTCATTCTCATTGGAGTTGGAGTTTCTCTTAATCAAGTTTCTTCGTACGTGCTGTCCACTGTGACCTTAGTTGGAATTATTACAATTTTTATCTCAACATACCTGATTTTTTATTCTGATAAACTCTATCGTTATATATCCCCTTATTTAGATATTTTTGAAAAGAAACAAATTCGAGAGCGAGCTATAAAATTAGACAGATACTCAGTTATTTTAATCGGGGGTGGGAGGGTAAGTTATGACTTTATCGAACACTTCAAAAAAGAAAATATTAAATTTCTGGCAATAGATCATGATCCAGAAACTATTCAACAACTGACGAAACAAGGTATAGCCTGCGAATATGGTGATGCCAGCGACCCTGATTTTTTGGAAGATATGAAACTAAGAGACGCTGATTTTGTTATTTCAACCAGTCCTGAACTTGAGACTAATCATATTGTTTTGTCGGTAGCAAAGAGAAAGGATAAAGCACCGTTGGTTTGGGTGGTTGCCCATAGTATTAGTAATGCGCTTGAGCTGTACAAGGCAAAGGCTGATTATGTAATTTTGCCGCATTTCTTAGGTGGAAAATATGCCGCCTCATTGTTTAAGCGTCACACCAACGGAAGCGTTGAACTCGAAGATGTGCGAGAGAAACAGATAGAACTATTACAGGATCGTGAAGCTGCCGGCCATGAGCATCCCCAAATAGAACGATTGAGATAG